The following are encoded together in the Bradyrhizobium algeriense genome:
- a CDS encoding FAD-dependent oxidoreductase, protein MSEEKTEVVVLGAGIVGVSTAYAARQRGMSVILVDRREPGSETSYGNAGIISGGSISPLNNPALWKALPKYLTNRHAALRWNPVWAVQNAGWVVRFLADSAASRFRPRATALHGLIAASAKLHREWIVKAEAGHRIRETGWLRAWRGDAIAAAKQEQALLAEYGIASELLDRQAISALEPGIVPVYKVGMLHTETASVDSPGEVVKAYARMFASAGGDIRQSDIKAIAPDGDRWRVVLADGEISARHVVVALGPWSAEILRPLGYRVPLAFERGYHREFKPNPARPLRRPIYDIDGGFIMTPMEQGIRVTSGVELTGRDAPSSFAQLDQVVPLARGVAEFGDAVGDAWRGSRPTLPDSLPIIGPAPRHAGLWLAFGNQHIGFTTGPATGAATAAMIGGAPPPFDVAPFAPDRYIS, encoded by the coding sequence ATGTCGGAAGAAAAAACTGAAGTCGTGGTGCTCGGCGCGGGCATCGTCGGTGTGTCAACAGCCTATGCCGCGCGGCAGCGCGGGATGTCGGTCATTCTCGTCGACCGGCGCGAGCCGGGCAGCGAGACCTCCTACGGCAATGCCGGCATCATCAGCGGCGGCTCGATATCGCCGCTCAACAATCCCGCGCTGTGGAAGGCGCTGCCGAAATACCTGACCAACCGCCACGCCGCGTTGCGCTGGAATCCGGTCTGGGCGGTTCAAAACGCGGGATGGGTCGTGCGTTTTCTGGCCGATTCGGCAGCGTCGCGTTTCAGGCCGCGGGCGACCGCCCTGCATGGTTTGATCGCCGCATCGGCAAAACTGCACCGGGAATGGATCGTGAAAGCGGAAGCGGGGCATCGCATTCGCGAGACCGGCTGGCTGAGGGCGTGGCGCGGCGATGCGATCGCGGCGGCAAAGCAGGAACAGGCGCTGCTGGCCGAATACGGCATCGCCAGCGAACTGCTTGACCGCCAGGCCATCTCCGCGCTCGAGCCCGGCATCGTGCCCGTCTATAAAGTGGGCATGCTGCACACGGAGACCGCTTCGGTCGACTCGCCGGGCGAGGTGGTCAAGGCCTATGCGCGGATGTTCGCCAGCGCCGGCGGCGATATCAGGCAGTCGGATATCAAGGCGATCGCGCCTGACGGCGATCGTTGGCGCGTTGTGCTGGCCGATGGTGAGATTTCGGCGCGCCATGTCGTGGTCGCGCTGGGACCCTGGTCGGCAGAAATCCTGCGGCCGCTCGGCTACCGCGTTCCGCTTGCGTTCGAGCGTGGCTATCATCGCGAATTCAAGCCGAACCCGGCACGTCCGTTGCGGCGTCCAATCTATGACATCGACGGCGGTTTCATCATGACCCCGATGGAGCAGGGCATCCGTGTCACCTCAGGCGTCGAGCTGACCGGCCGCGACGCGCCTTCCTCATTCGCCCAGCTCGATCAGGTGGTTCCGCTGGCGCGCGGCGTGGCCGAATTCGGCGATGCGGTCGGCGATGCATGGCGAGGCTCGCGGCCGACGCTGCCGGACAGCCTGCCGATTATCGGTCCGGCGCCCCGGCATGCCGGCCTGTGGCTTGCTTTCGGCAACCAGCATATCGGCTTCACGACCGGTCCCGCGACCGGCGCCGCCACCGCGGCCATGATCGGCGGCGCGCCGCCGCCTTTCGACGTCGCGCCGTTCGCGCCGGATCGCTATATTTCTTGA
- a CDS encoding type I secretion system permease/ATPase, with translation MPTGTLTALDESVAPQRRTDDVRQALIALWPHFLWAGLFSSAINLLYLSSPLYLMQVYNRVLLNENVSTLVLLTLILAIALLTMAALDAVRSCILIRCGIRLDMELSARVFEALVVRSAQRGASRGAQQLRNLDQFRTFVTGPGIYFAFDLPWIPIYLMLLFFIHPLLGIVATIGAILLLGLAGLNEVMTREPMKEAEAAGNQSYVFTENILRHADVIRAMGMQPAVERNWQSQRSSMLVQQAQASDKNAVMTSSIRFFRLLLQSLMLGTGAWLAIDHAITPATIFAASIVMGRALVPVEQAVGTWKQFIGAREAYAEVRELLSEIDLTPPHTIVPRARNTIEVRELRCLLPARKEPVIKDLTFELGGGQALGIVGPSGSGKSTLARLLVGAIAPADGRLRFGGLDYSHWDPLEFGRHVGYLPQDVGLFAGTVRENIARFGDASTEEIIDAAKRAGIHEMVLDLPKQYDTRLGPGGVGLSGGQRQRLALARALLGRPPLLVLDEPNANLDAPGEEALKIALLQAKHEGATVIVITHRTTILDIVDVMMVLRGGMLDMLGPPGEVYHALQQAAAGRAS, from the coding sequence ATGCCTACGGGCACGCTGACTGCGCTTGATGAATCCGTCGCCCCGCAGCGCCGGACCGACGACGTTCGCCAGGCGCTGATTGCGCTGTGGCCGCACTTCCTCTGGGCCGGGCTGTTCTCTAGCGCCATCAACCTGCTCTATCTGAGTTCGCCGCTCTATCTGATGCAGGTCTATAACCGCGTCCTGCTCAACGAAAACGTTTCCACGCTCGTCCTGCTCACGCTGATACTTGCGATCGCGCTGCTCACCATGGCGGCGCTGGACGCGGTGCGCTCCTGCATCCTGATCCGCTGCGGCATCCGCCTTGACATGGAATTGTCGGCGCGCGTGTTCGAGGCGCTGGTGGTGCGCTCGGCGCAGCGCGGCGCCTCGCGTGGCGCGCAGCAATTGCGCAATCTCGATCAGTTCCGCACCTTCGTGACCGGTCCAGGCATCTATTTCGCGTTCGACCTGCCGTGGATACCGATCTATCTCATGCTGCTATTCTTCATCCATCCGCTGCTCGGCATCGTCGCGACGATCGGCGCCATCCTGCTGCTCGGGCTTGCCGGCCTCAACGAGGTGATGACCCGCGAGCCGATGAAGGAAGCGGAGGCCGCCGGCAACCAGTCCTACGTGTTCACCGAGAACATCCTGCGCCACGCCGACGTCATCCGCGCGATGGGCATGCAGCCGGCGGTCGAGCGCAACTGGCAGAGCCAGCGCTCGTCGATGCTGGTGCAGCAGGCGCAGGCCAGCGACAAGAACGCGGTGATGACGTCCTCTATCCGCTTCTTCCGCCTGCTGCTGCAGTCGCTGATGCTCGGCACCGGCGCATGGCTCGCCATCGACCATGCCATCACGCCGGCCACCATCTTCGCCGCCAGCATTGTGATGGGCCGGGCGCTGGTCCCGGTGGAACAGGCCGTCGGCACCTGGAAGCAGTTCATCGGCGCGCGCGAGGCCTATGCGGAAGTGCGCGAGTTGCTCAGCGAGATCGACCTGACGCCGCCGCACACCATCGTGCCGCGGGCACGCAACACCATCGAGGTGCGCGAGCTGCGCTGCCTGCTGCCGGCGCGCAAGGAGCCCGTCATCAAGGACCTGACGTTCGAGCTTGGCGGCGGCCAGGCGCTCGGCATCGTCGGCCCGAGCGGCTCCGGCAAAAGCACGCTGGCCCGCCTTCTCGTTGGCGCCATCGCACCGGCCGACGGGCGGTTGCGTTTCGGCGGGCTCGACTACAGCCATTGGGATCCGCTCGAGTTCGGCCGCCATGTCGGCTATTTGCCGCAGGACGTCGGCCTGTTCGCCGGCACCGTGCGGGAAAACATCGCGCGTTTCGGCGACGCCTCGACGGAAGAGATCATCGACGCCGCCAAGCGCGCCGGCATTCACGAGATGGTGCTCGACCTGCCGAAGCAGTACGATACGCGATTGGGTCCCGGCGGCGTCGGCCTGTCCGGCGGGCAGCGCCAGCGTCTGGCGCTGGCTCGCGCGCTGCTCGGCCGGCCGCCGCTGCTAGTGCTCGACGAGCCCAACGCCAATCTCGATGCCCCCGGCGAAGAGGCGCTCAAGATCGCGCTGCTGCAGGCCAAGCACGAGGGCGCCACCGTCATCGTGATCACCCACCGGACCACCATTCTCGACATCGTCGACGTCATGATGGTGCTGCGGGGCGGCATGCTCGACATGCTCGGACCGCCGGGCGAGGTCTATCACGCCTTGCAGCAGGCCGCCGCGGGGCGCGCATCATGA
- a CDS encoding HlyD family type I secretion periplasmic adaptor subunit, translating into MTTIDDGFTPMRDRARYARPARPALIGGSVVAAFAAAMTMWGTLAPISGAAIANGNLQVEGRRQSVQHPYGGVVRQLTVRDGARVEKGQLLIRLDDSDPRAKLDVLTADRDAALAARARLMAERDKSDAPDFDEGLRARSELSAVRQAMANETAMMAARKHQFAAETAVLRGKIKELESQITGTQAQLAGTEKQRELLTDEMNGAQHLFAQGYTPKTRILALQREDAKLQADIGAQQAGIAGMQQQIAQNDLEIARVERARMSEITDQLRATENKLAELTPKIDAATDVMTRTRITAPATGSVVGLDVFTEGGVIQPGARLMDIVPTDNPLIAAAKLKLSDINDVAVGHRAEVQLTGVNYIERPRLYGTVHTVSADRLTDDKSGQGYYAVEVALDPNDVKKSRIDLQAGMPAEVIVPTRPRTLFEYLLGPLRDEITRAFRER; encoded by the coding sequence ATGACGACGATCGACGACGGCTTCACCCCGATGCGTGACCGCGCGCGCTACGCGCGGCCCGCCCGGCCGGCGCTGATCGGCGGCAGCGTGGTCGCGGCGTTCGCGGCCGCGATGACGATGTGGGGAACGCTCGCGCCAATTTCGGGCGCAGCCATCGCCAACGGCAATCTCCAGGTCGAAGGCCGGCGGCAGAGCGTGCAGCATCCTTATGGCGGCGTCGTCCGCCAGCTCACCGTGCGTGACGGCGCGCGCGTCGAAAAAGGCCAGCTCCTGATCCGGCTCGACGACAGCGACCCGCGCGCCAAGCTCGACGTTCTCACCGCCGACCGCGACGCCGCGCTGGCGGCGCGCGCGCGGCTGATGGCCGAACGCGACAAAAGCGATGCGCCGGATTTCGACGAAGGTCTCCGCGCGCGCAGCGAACTGTCCGCCGTGCGGCAAGCCATGGCCAACGAGACGGCGATGATGGCGGCGCGCAAACACCAGTTCGCCGCCGAGACGGCGGTGCTGCGCGGCAAGATCAAGGAGCTGGAGTCGCAGATCACGGGGACGCAGGCGCAGCTTGCCGGCACCGAGAAGCAGCGGGAACTGCTGACGGACGAGATGAACGGCGCGCAGCATCTATTCGCGCAAGGCTATACGCCGAAGACCCGCATCCTCGCTTTGCAGCGCGAAGACGCAAAACTGCAGGCGGATATCGGCGCGCAGCAGGCCGGCATCGCCGGCATGCAGCAGCAGATCGCGCAGAACGATCTCGAGATCGCCAGGGTGGAACGGGCGCGAATGAGCGAGATCACCGACCAGTTACGCGCGACCGAAAACAAGCTCGCCGAACTGACGCCCAAGATCGACGCCGCCACTGATGTGATGACCCGCACGCGGATTACGGCGCCTGCGACCGGCTCCGTGGTCGGCCTCGACGTCTTCACCGAGGGCGGCGTGATCCAGCCCGGTGCGCGGCTGATGGACATCGTGCCGACCGACAATCCGCTGATCGCGGCCGCGAAGCTGAAACTGTCCGACATCAACGACGTCGCCGTCGGCCACCGCGCCGAAGTGCAGCTCACCGGCGTCAACTATATCGAGCGCCCCCGGCTCTACGGCACCGTGCACACGGTGTCCGCCGACCGCCTGACCGATGACAAATCCGGACAGGGCTATTACGCCGTCGAGGTCGCGCTCGATCCGAACGACGTCAAGAAATCGCGCATCGATCTGCAGGCCGGCATGCCGGCCGAGGTGATCGTGCCGACGCGTCCGCGCACGTTGTTCGAGTATCTGCTCGGACCGCTGCGCGACGAAATCACCCGCGCGTTCCGCGAACGCTGA
- a CDS encoding LysE family translocator: protein MDTVALGIFLTAAVGLLGSPGPAIAALIAVGRARGLVGGLPYFLGLQLGLATAAGITAAGLFSLLAAFPSALRVMTIAATVYLIYLAYKIASSPVGETAQASNGAHASPAAGFLLGVTNPKAYLAFASLLASYTVIKGSAQQDTLTKWFLLVVVMIVVDIVWLYVGAFLRGLMMSPNSERVLNVTLGLTVLIAAGLAFV from the coding sequence ATGGACACGGTTGCACTAGGCATATTTTTGACTGCGGCGGTCGGATTGCTTGGATCGCCAGGTCCTGCGATCGCGGCCCTTATCGCGGTCGGTCGCGCCCGAGGCCTTGTTGGAGGGTTGCCGTATTTCCTGGGGCTTCAGTTGGGTTTGGCAACGGCTGCCGGCATTACGGCCGCAGGACTGTTTTCGTTGCTGGCAGCATTCCCGTCCGCGCTGCGCGTGATGACGATAGCCGCCACGGTTTATCTGATCTATCTCGCCTACAAGATTGCGTCGTCCCCGGTCGGAGAAACCGCCCAGGCAAGCAACGGCGCGCACGCGTCGCCTGCGGCCGGATTTCTCCTGGGTGTGACAAATCCGAAAGCCTATCTGGCATTCGCATCTCTGCTTGCGTCCTATACCGTGATCAAAGGCAGCGCGCAGCAGGATACCCTCACCAAATGGTTTTTGCTGGTAGTGGTGATGATCGTGGTGGACATCGTCTGGCTCTACGTCGGGGCCTTCCTGCGAGGATTGATGATGTCGCCAAACAGCGAACGTGTGCTCAATGTCACGCTCGGATTGACGGTGCTGATCGCTGCCGGATTGGCATTCGTTTAG
- a CDS encoding SRPBCC family protein — MDKRREGESTPIKNHTTVERKSDRELVVTRTFDAPARTVFEAWTKPELFMRWWAPKSMGVPLLSCEMDVRAGGKYRLEFGHDASNSSAFFGRYIEVTPHSRLVWTNDEGGDGGPVTTVTFEEKGGKTLLVMHELYPSKEALDAAGTGAADAMPEQFEQLDELLVALGASAGQS, encoded by the coding sequence ATGGACAAAAGAAGAGAGGGTGAGTCCACCCCCATAAAGAACCACACGACGGTGGAACGGAAGTCCGACCGGGAGCTGGTCGTTACGCGAACCTTTGACGCGCCGGCGCGCACCGTGTTCGAGGCCTGGACCAAGCCCGAGCTGTTCATGCGGTGGTGGGCACCGAAGTCGATGGGCGTGCCCCTGCTTTCCTGCGAGATGGATGTTCGTGCCGGAGGCAAATACCGCCTCGAGTTCGGACATGATGCCTCAAACTCCTCGGCATTCTTCGGCAGGTATATCGAAGTGACACCGCACTCGCGCCTCGTCTGGACCAATGACGAAGGTGGTGACGGTGGACCGGTCACCACGGTGACCTTCGAGGAAAAAGGTGGCAAGACGCTGCTGGTCATGCACGAGCTCTATCCCTCGAAGGAAGCTCTCGACGCTGCCGGCACCGGGGCGGCGGACGCGATGCCCGAGCAGTTCGAGCAGCTGGACGAGCTTCTCGTCGCCCTGGGCGCGAGCGCGGGACAGTCATGA
- a CDS encoding metalloregulator ArsR/SmtB family transcription factor: protein MVQYSRTRLDASFAALSDATRRGVLERLGRADASITDLAEAFQMTLTGMKKHVGVLEQAGLVTTEKVGRVRTCKLGLRRLEEEAAWIERHRHLWDARFDELDKVVEELKRKEKVDGQKKRG, encoded by the coding sequence ATGGTTCAGTATTCCCGGACCCGCTTAGATGCCTCGTTCGCCGCGCTCTCGGACGCCACCCGACGCGGCGTTCTGGAGCGGCTCGGACGTGCAGACGCTTCGATCACGGACCTTGCCGAGGCGTTCCAAATGACCCTCACGGGCATGAAGAAGCACGTCGGCGTCTTGGAGCAGGCGGGACTCGTCACCACGGAGAAAGTCGGCCGAGTGCGGACCTGCAAGCTCGGCCTACGCCGACTGGAGGAAGAGGCGGCATGGATCGAAAGGCACCGCCATCTCTGGGACGCACGCTTCGACGAGTTGGACAAGGTTGTCGAGGAATTGAAACGGAAGGAGAAGGTCGATGGACAAAAGAAGAGAGGGTGA
- a CDS encoding EamA family transporter: MSGKIGRERLVAAFAAIYFLWGGTYLAIALGLQSIPPFLLVGSRSVLGGLVLFALSQLDRLTVRSWQDWRHAAVSGLLLFVGCHGALAYAQRFVPSGLSAIILATIPFWIVFVDLAIGDRQQLKRLIGLLPGFFGVALIAWNETSNGENSLPISMIVLLLASALAWALGTVYAQRRAACIPPRDLAGMQLICGGAVLLMLSGLSGEWANFAPQQVTVVSLASLIYLALLGSVIGNTAYLWLLDRMPAPIVATYTFVNPVVAVILGVVILGEHIALRSLVGAALVISSVVVLLCIANVNQPTEKSPAGRDVGQTALRNADEV; the protein is encoded by the coding sequence ATGTCCGGAAAGATCGGTCGCGAGCGGTTGGTTGCGGCTTTCGCCGCAATTTACTTTTTGTGGGGAGGAACATACCTGGCGATCGCACTGGGCCTGCAATCGATTCCGCCTTTTCTCTTGGTCGGATCACGATCGGTTCTCGGCGGTTTAGTGCTGTTTGCGCTGTCGCAGCTGGACCGGTTGACCGTGCGATCGTGGCAGGACTGGCGCCACGCCGCGGTCAGCGGTCTACTCCTGTTTGTGGGTTGTCACGGGGCGCTAGCCTACGCCCAGCGTTTCGTCCCCTCCGGACTATCCGCGATCATTCTAGCGACCATTCCATTCTGGATTGTATTCGTCGACCTCGCCATTGGCGACAGGCAACAGCTGAAACGGCTCATCGGACTTCTGCCCGGCTTCTTTGGCGTTGCGCTTATCGCATGGAATGAGACGTCGAATGGTGAGAATTCTCTGCCAATCTCGATGATTGTTCTCCTCCTGGCTTCGGCCCTCGCCTGGGCGCTCGGCACTGTATACGCGCAAAGACGTGCAGCCTGTATTCCGCCCCGCGATCTTGCCGGGATGCAGTTGATCTGCGGTGGCGCAGTGTTGCTGATGCTCAGTGGGCTAAGCGGCGAATGGGCGAACTTCGCGCCGCAACAAGTCACAGTCGTTTCGCTCGCCAGCCTGATCTATCTCGCTCTCCTCGGCAGCGTCATCGGCAACACCGCCTATCTGTGGCTCCTGGACCGCATGCCAGCGCCCATCGTTGCAACCTACACTTTCGTAAATCCAGTGGTCGCGGTCATCCTTGGTGTGGTGATTCTGGGTGAACACATTGCCCTCCGCAGCTTGGTTGGTGCGGCGCTGGTAATCAGCTCCGTGGTGGTGCTGCTGTGCATTGCCAATGTTAATCAGCCGACAGAAAAATCGCCTGCGGGCCGCGATGTAGGCCAAACCGCCCTGAGAAACGCCGATGAGGTGTAG
- a CDS encoding DUF3046 domain-containing protein, with translation MRHTEFWARMEAALGESFAHFWAGQHVSADPAISGGPRPG, from the coding sequence ATGAGGCACACAGAGTTCTGGGCCCGGATGGAGGCGGCGCTGGGGGAGTCCTTTGCCCATTTCTGGGCCGGTCAGCATGTCTCGGCAGATCCTGCGATATCGGGAGGCCCACGACCCGGGTAG
- a CDS encoding class I SAM-dependent methyltransferase, whose translation MSTDRDTVRSYDAVAAEYAAEAAAMPEWVATEIDAFVTELGGSGRVLEIGSGGGRDALELEKRGMSVRRTDISKGFTELLRESGFEADLLDPLTEDLTDPQRPGTPYDGIWACACLIHVAREDFGTVLGRLAEATRTGGRLHASVREGDGEDVSTHGSASAPRRYVETYWREPALRSALTDSGWIVSDVRRCIGRPDDRWLSVRASRA comes from the coding sequence ATGAGCACCGACCGGGACACCGTGCGGTCCTATGACGCGGTCGCGGCGGAGTACGCCGCGGAGGCCGCGGCGATGCCCGAATGGGTCGCGACAGAGATCGATGCGTTCGTGACCGAGCTGGGTGGCTCGGGCAGGGTGCTGGAGATCGGAAGCGGTGGCGGGCGAGATGCACTAGAGCTCGAGAAGCGGGGGATGAGCGTCCGGCGCACCGACATCTCGAAGGGTTTCACCGAACTGCTTCGCGAGAGTGGCTTCGAGGCCGACCTGCTGGACCCGCTGACCGAAGACCTGACCGACCCGCAGCGTCCCGGCACGCCGTACGACGGGATCTGGGCCTGTGCCTGCCTAATTCACGTCGCGCGCGAGGATTTCGGCACGGTGCTTGGACGGCTTGCCGAGGCGACCCGGACCGGTGGCCGACTGCACGCCTCGGTTAGAGAGGGCGATGGCGAGGATGTGTCCACACACGGCAGCGCGTCGGCGCCTCGGCGGTACGTCGAGACGTACTGGCGCGAGCCCGCCCTGCGGTCCGCACTCACAGACTCCGGCTGGATCGTCAGCGACGTACGTCGGTGCATCGGAAGGCCGGATGATCGGTGGCTGAGCGTTCGGGCGAGTCGGGCATGA
- a CDS encoding outer membrane protein, which produces MTKELGFVAATLILAGPAFAADLAVKAPALAGPLPAQWSGFYLGIHGGYGWGHDNVAGDISPFSNPSPRGGVFGGQAGYNWQYGSIVGGLEVDFSGADLRHSQSITGTAVIGGAFVSETVTVSSKVDYFGSARARAGFLLTPDWLFYGTAGFGWAHDSATGSATLSINGTVVDSFSNTFFNDHFGWTAGGGVEYRLWQNLLLRAEYLHYGFGSATYPNLIRGAVPVNYELSIDVVRGGLSYKF; this is translated from the coding sequence ATGACGAAGGAACTGGGTTTCGTTGCGGCCACGTTAATTCTTGCCGGCCCGGCCTTCGCGGCCGACTTGGCCGTCAAGGCGCCCGCTCTTGCGGGACCGTTGCCGGCGCAATGGAGTGGCTTTTATCTCGGCATCCATGGCGGTTACGGCTGGGGCCATGACAACGTAGCCGGCGACATCTCCCCGTTCTCGAACCCATCGCCCAGGGGCGGCGTGTTCGGCGGCCAAGCCGGCTACAACTGGCAATACGGCAGCATCGTCGGAGGCCTCGAAGTTGACTTCTCTGGCGCCGACTTAAGGCATTCGCAAAGCATCACAGGCACCGCTGTGATTGGCGGGGCTTTCGTCAGCGAGACAGTTACAGTCTCATCAAAAGTCGATTATTTCGGCTCGGCACGGGCACGCGCCGGCTTTCTTCTGACGCCGGATTGGCTGTTCTACGGGACTGCCGGCTTTGGGTGGGCGCACGATTCGGCAACCGGCTCGGCAACCCTCAGCATCAACGGCACGGTGGTGGACAGTTTCTCAAACACCTTTTTCAATGACCATTTCGGATGGACGGCCGGTGGCGGCGTGGAATACAGACTTTGGCAAAATCTCCTGCTGCGCGCCGAATATCTACATTATGGATTCGGCTCGGCAACTTACCCTAACCTAATTCGCGGTGCGGTGCCGGTTAATTACGAGCTCAGCATCGATGTCGTTCGCGGAGGGTTGAGCTACAAGTTCTGA